The genomic region TGTATCTAAATCTAAGCTTCACTCAAATTAATACAGTATAACATGTTTTGTAAATCACAGATTTCCTGTGCTGTAGGACATTTCATTTGTCTTGTAAGACATTTATATTCCTTTCCCTTTATATTTGTAACTAAGATTGACAGAAGACATAATTAGGATGGGGATGACTGTACTCCAGTACCTACTTTCTGTCTTCTCTGTTGGGATTTTTGTTCCATAGTGTAAACGATTCTCCTTCTCCGTTGATTTCTTCAGGTTTTCCAGCTGTTTCaaagacacatttaaatgcTATATCGCCCATTTAGTGCATGAAAAACCATTTGAAAGGTCACAAGTCCTTACCTCTGTACATATGGACCCGGGAATTCTGCTGCTAAGTAGGACTCCATCATCAAATTTGCAGGTActacagaaaagaagaaaaaaaagtcttgAGCATTTCTCTCCACAAAATAAGCTTCAACAGTAGTTTCAGGTTAAATTCTTCAAAACGTTTTGTTCCCCAAGAAGAGATGTGTCAAATGCATTGACATGAAAGAGATCTACTAAATGTAGGTATGTTAAATGTGTGAAACAACAACTGTAAGGAATCAGTTTCACCTTGAACTCTGTGATAATGCAGGCTCACAGTCGATTGAGTGATCTTGGTTCTGTAAAAGATgtataaaaaacatgtttttacagaCATTAAGAAATAAACAAGTGATCAACAGTGAGAAGCAAAGAGCAGGCCTCACCTCTGGGGCCTTGTTATGAGTTTTGGCATCGTTGGATTGTCCTGCTTCAATGTCTATGATTCTAGCTTCTTTCTGGCGCTGCATCTTGACATAATCATAGGTGCTTATTCCTTTAGCAACTGtacagagaaacagagggagactATGAGCTCTAATGAATGGGGAGAAAGAGATTTATCAGATGTGCATTTGAATGATTGTGACTCACAGAGGTAAAAGTGAAAACCCAGCAgatgacagagcagcagcaggcagacGATGCACAGCATCACTGTTATAAAGGCCAATATGAGGAGACCAGCTGAACTAGTCTTTATGGGTGCTAATGGTATAAACGCCAGCCAGGTCCCATTCCCCAGCAtacctgtggaaacacacacacaatgcttttAATGATGCAAataacagagagaaaatattcaaatatgttCCTCTGCCTTAAATCTagtcagataaagaaagtcCAAAGGTTGAGGTGACTCACTACCAAACTGTGGAGCAGTTCTTAGAGTGTTTGGGTCCAGGTAATGCTGaataaagatgaagaagatgacaACAACGAGCAGGAAGGACCCCATCGTAGCAGAGCACAGTGCCACAAAGAAGCACCTGATGGCAGTAAACAAAACCTGGTGTTATATGTATATACAGGAACACGCTACATGTCATAGGGGATGTCAAATTAGTCTTACCAGTAGTTTCTCCCACCCACGCAGTTGTTCAGCCATTTGCAATGGTGATCAAAGTCTTCCACACATTTGTTGCAAACACCGCAGTGTTTCACTTTGGGGCCACTACATGAAGACAGATGAAGATTTACACCCTTTAAACACTTTTCTTTACAATTCATATTCTTACTGACtttaaaagttatatttcattattaaGTGTGCAGCTGTGTGAATACATACACCTTGACATCACATAGATAGCAGTGCAGGTCCTGGATGACATGCTGCTGGTTTTTCCGATCAAAAAGTGGCTTTGGGCTGGAGTAGCTCTGCTTGGCCCTGACGCTGGCATCTGCTGGGTCTATAGTGACTGCAGCAATGTGCGCGAAAAGGTGCACGATAAATGCTATGCCCGTCAGCTATACAAAACTAGAGTCAAggaaaataatactaataacaGAACAGCAGTAGAATGGCAAACAGTGGAACTCATAACTCTGCCAATGCCCAGCAGTTCCCGCAGAAAACCACGTTTAAATGCACCAAATGGCGCACACTCTTAACTATCAGGCACCTaaacatcaagatccatgaatcattccctGGGAGccctgtgaaaatgttgaaaaacaccctatctcacaatttcaaaaaggattttaattcctggatctggaccctgatccagatccaggcCAGAATTTagtgggttcttccctgacttaTAGTTCAAACTTCCACCAAGGCTCATGGTCATCCAGTATTTTGTGTAAACCCACTTACTAACAAAGAAATGCAGATTAAAACATCACTTCCTtggaggagataaaaaaaaacacttatataaatgtgaaattaaGTCAAAGTAAAATTGAACCGGAAACTACAAACTATCGCCCACAAGTGGATCTTTTGTGACAGAAATAAAGTCAGATCTGAAGAAGTCAACTGTTTTTATGGCTGAGTAAAGCTTGGCTTAAATAAACCAGTGTTTTGATATCACGCAGCATTCAACATGTGACAAAAGCACCAGTGAGTATGTCTACTGGGCATAATAAAGAccacagaaacagagacagagtcatgTCTGGTGTGACTGAAGCCCATACACTGAGCCCACACAACAGCATCCTTGTCTTATGAGGCAGCGGCACAAAGAAAACCACAGCAGGGGATAATGTCTGCTCCATATTCAGCTCTGAAAGAGCCTCTGCTACACACTCAGCTACAGTAACAGCCAGGTCTCAGCTGCATGTTAAAGGATACGGAGTAGAGCACTTGGTTCCACggtagaggaagaagagggatgTAGATGCCGAATCCGACTATGGCGAAGAAGCTGTACACCAACCAGCCGGCCACTTGGAAGGCCTGAGGGGGCCACGACCACCCGTTCATCCTGGGGAGTTTGGAGGGGACCAGTTCGTTTCGGCTGCTGCCCCCCATGGGAGATGTGCGTCTTCTCCTCTCACTGAAGCAGCTCATCTCTACACAGGTGCCAGAAAACAACAAGACatgagagaagagacacagcCTGTAGAGTCTGTCCCTCCAGCCATCGTCCACACCCCCAAAGACACGAGTCAGTGTAGCTGCAGCAAAGCGTCTGAACACATTTGCTGGGGAGATGAGTTAGTAAAATGAGCTGAGTGTTAATGATAGTGTCTCTGAGACACACCTACCTTTAACATATAGAGCAGTTTTGATCTACATTCAAAATGATTGACTACTGTGATTACAGAGTAAACACCAATCTGTTTCAACAAAAGAAGTGATCAAACGACCTTAAAGCAGATAGGATGAATGGCTGGCCTTTTGAGTTATTATTCTTAGAGGAGCGCATACTATAACCTGGCAACTGTGTATACAAAGATAAAGTAGGAGGTTCTCTTATTAATCAAGGCACCAGAACTCGTAAATAAATACGATGATGGTGTCacaaactgaaagaaaacagcTGATTCTCAGTCAAAACAGTGAAACATCCTAGTCTCTGTTAAAATGCTTTGTAATCACATGTTTTGCTTTTGACCTGATGTCTTACACAACCCTTGAGCTGCACTCAAACTCACTTTATATGAGATACAAACCagtcaaatatattaatatataacgTGTATAAATGTTAAATCAATGAATAGTCTAATACACTAGGCCTGAGTGTACTCCAAGTAAAAAGAGGAATAAACCCCTCTGATTGTTTGGCTTTGAGTTTTTACTTTTACAGCTAAAGCTACGAGttaaatgtgaaattaaatATGGTCTGTTTGAAAGTGGTTCATCGTCAATAATGAACCTATTGTCATAATAAGGAAAACGAGTTCGCAtgaagtttttgttttgtacgAGGAACACAGAGGATTTACTCACTTTCTCCGGTGAAAGGACGCGATGattagatcaaataaaaaatgtccccTCGCCAAATACAAACGCAGATTTCCACCGCTGGATTCTCCTCGATTAGTTCCTCGGCCGAGCAGGTGCTTTAAAAAAGTGGATTTCCCATAATCGACAAACGCAAACCGTAGGAATAAAGAGAACCGGATAAGAAACGGTCGTAAAAACGGCTGCACTCGCTCATCGTCCTGGTTTCTCCTGAGGACGCGAGTCAGAAGTTGAAGAATCAACTCACTCAGCAGGTCTGAGCAGCGCTATGGAAACCGTGCGGCCGCGCACGCGCACTGCAAGGCTCTTCACTGAGTGAACACACAGCTCGTCTGTCAAACTCTCACGTGTGTCTCCTTCAGCCCAGGAGAATAGAAGCTAGGACCCAAATACCCTGTGCTTTGTTGACACCGGCAACAGGCAGGAGGTGCACACAGAGCGAAGCACCTATCACACTTCTGCTTTCTAACAGCCCCTACTTTAATGATTAACTTTTTCTCTCCAAGTTGATCATGTTACATTatgcagatttttttctttcacttccctATCCCCCCAGACATCCTGCAAATATCTGAAACCTCAGGAGTCAGCAGTGCATCTTGAGTTGCAGCTGGACGACCTTACAACACCGTCTCGCCGTGAGTGTATTCGGGGTCATCAGATTCTACATTCGGTGTTGTCCAAAAAACAAACCAGTAAACTGCACATTTATAAATACAGGTGCAATCGTTTATTTTTCAGATGCAAAAGAAACATACAATTACACTACAAACATTCTGTACAATCATATTCAGTCTGTAAAACAGATTAGAGGCTCCTGCTGTCTCCACGGTGTTTAGACAGTCCAACAGAGCAGAGTGCTGTTAACACCCGGGTAAGAaaatggcagtgtgtgtgtgtggtcagctGTTGGCAGAGCTCTCTGGCTCCGGAGATTGAAGGAACTCGTAGGGATCGTGAACCATTTCTGACTGGTCCCCAACACCCAGGTGTGATGGGCTCCCTGTagataaaagaaaacatggtTCTTAGGCGGCTGATGTTACTGCTTTGTGGAAAGCAATGAAAATGTTTCAGGGAAAGTGGAGGCGTAACATTTAGCTGGCATTCACAGAGGAGCTGGACAACATATGAACCTGGAAGTTTACCTAGGTGGTGCTGGTCCCTCTCAGAGGCAttggagagggaggaaaggtTGGACGAGGGTCTGGAGCCCACTCTGTCCACCTGGGCCTCCTGGAACTCCTGCAGGAGTTTGTCTGCATCGTTAAAATCCTGCTGGCTTTCCTCATTCCCCGGCTCCTTTTTCACCGTTTTACCTGATTCAAAAAGATAAAAGGACGATCACTACAGGAAATTAAATGAATGGAGAACTCAAAAATTCAGGTATACAGGTTTTTACATGTATATCTTTTGCttataaatatgtgtttttcaaTATAGGTTGTTATGACTCCTAAGGCACTAATTAGCTGAATTAATCTTTTAAAAATAGTCAGTAGAGAAATTAGCATTTCTGTTTGACCACtaactgtaaatagagatggtCGAtgcttcttcacttcctcccactgtacaaaaatgaaTCAAAATTATCTGGATGAGAGCGATGCCCTTTTGCACTGATGAGGCAATTTAGAGTCCcactttttttaatcaaataatatattaaaaaccaaacttatcattGAAATGAACACCTGAAAAGTCaccagtgataaaaaaaaaaaaaaaaaacttaaatgacAGAAGCCCTCTTTGGAAATAATTAAATTGGTATGTATTTTagctttttagtttggcccatgtcccatttgCTCACATGGAGGGGGGCGGGATTTATGTCTTTTATTACAGCCAACCACTCGGGCACTAACAAGATGacatggcttcacttttgaatgtgttttcaaattttACGGTCATTAGTCTTAGGCTGTGACTATTATCCTTACTCCATTACTAGCTTAATTGTGTGACTGGATTAATAATGTGTATGTAAATGCAGCCTAAATGTTGACAGAAGATAATCACCCAATGAGTTAAGCATGGAAATATCCAGGGACATATCAGGATAGCTCTTCATTGACATGAAGTCCAGGACTGAGCCGCTCTCTCCCAAGCCAGGGCCATCTGCCATCTGAAGGAAAACACTCTGAGTTAGTCCGACAGTAAATACTACTTAGTGCAATGTTGTGTTTTATAAGCTACAGCATACCTGAATATCACAAATGTTGGATTTGGTTTCATCAGGTTTAAGCATCATGTTTCTTTTCTGAAACATAAAAGAAGTataatttacacaaacagaaactacATGTTTCGATGAAATCTTACTGAGAGTGGGCGATGGATGTATCAGATTTTGATAATCTGTGTAAATTGCTTAAATCCAAATCTTATATACCAGCCGGATCTGATTGATAGCTGGAGTGTGATCGTCTGCGGTCATCTTGTCCAAAAGACCATCAACCCAATGCTTAGTGGCACTTCCACAGCCCTTGACAAACTCCTGTATACTTCatagtcataaaaaaaaaaaaaagtgagtaTACTTTTGTCTCTAGAGAAGTTAAGAACCAAGtctaacctaaaaaaaaaatcccttaccTCAAGGCACATTGTACCCCTGTGTCATCTCCATAGGCTGAATAGAGCATGTCCACCTCATCTGGCAGCAGGTCTGGATAGACAGAGTTTTTCtgaaggctctgggtgttgtaGGCACTGCTCAGGAAGGTCACTACACAGAGCAACACCAATTATAAGCCATAGCCTTTGTGCCAATATTTATTGTTGTCACTTGAGAGTTTAAGTGACACACGTGTATCAAATAATAGTGCACTTTCACCTTTATGTCTCCTGTCATCTTTGAAACCTAACGTTGTTAATCCGGGCAGAAGTTTATTTGACAGAGAACTCAGGTCCACTTTATGAGTCTCCTCTTCTgctaaaaacaagacaaaatgctTTTTACTGATTATATTAATATTGTGAAGATCGTGGGACAACATTGTATTTCGAAAGATATTTAAAAGACCAGCAAAATGAGAGCAAACCTTCAGCCTCAGGATCAAGCTGATTTACGACGGTATATATTAGAGAGCCATCTGATTCTTTGCGCAGGTGCCCCATCTGGAAAAACAGACGAGAGGCAATATATCATGcacataataatgataataaaaacatatattattacagacacacatattGATGTAATCAAAATTTGGAAAAATCATCCTCATCCAATAAGAGTGTGAATGTCTTGCTACTACTTCGCCATTATCTCATAAATACCCCATAACTGGTAGACACATTTTGAAAGAATTAAAGTGTATACACAATAAGTGAGTTTGAAAACCTTGGAGTTTGGCATGTATCGGTTGATGCGATCCCGGGCTTCATCTGCAGAGTGTTCAACCAGAGCCAGGACATGCTCCTCTGCTGTGCTGTCAGTCAAGCTGCAAGCATTTCCCTCTTGTTCATACAGGTAactatgaaaaacaaacaatggtaCCAGATCATTACACTGACAGGATGCTGTATCACAAAGCCTCGGTAGCAGAGTATAGAAAAACATTCCCACTTAACTGAGAtattacaaataacttatacCTGACTTCCTTCATGTCTTTGACTGGCTGCTTCTTGGACTTCTTTGCTGACTCCACTGCGATGGGGATAATCTCCGGGGGAGTTTCGTCAGCGGTTAGGTCTTCATCTCCCAAAATGGCTGCCTGCAGGGTGAAATCCATGTCTTGCATGAAAGACATGCTGCGTTTCAGAGCTAACAGACGCTCCTGttcacagagcagaggagaagagagggaaagaactTAACTTGAACTGCCAGATAGGAAAAgtaaaggaaaggaaaagggaTTCGATAGGACAGTGGGAAATGGTATAGGGAAAATAAGGTTTCTAATACTACAAATACTCTATAGTAGGGGAAACGTGTTTTGGCCTTTCGTCCATAAATCTCATTACCTTGCTCATCATCTTGAATCCTGTATGGAGCAGTTTCTTGGCAGCCTTATAGTACACAGTCTCTGGTCGGTTGTACACCATTGCATTGTCGCACATCAGTTTAAAGTCCCCCTGAAGGTCCAAAGGTTTGCAAACAGGTATCAGTGAAAACAATGTTTACATACACAGCAATCTTAAAGTCGGTGATGCTCTCAAAATAAATTAAGATATAAATATACTTCACCTTGAATTCTGTTACTGTGTTGTACTCGTTGTTTAAAATCTTGTCTTTAATGCTGCTGAAGTCCATAGGATGTTTGATGATCGTTGAGTAACCAGGAGCAATCGCATCTGTTACAGGAAATGAGAAGAATCCATGGGGGTCTTTCCTGGAAAGACAAGTGATGCACCAGTGATATTCAATAGCACATTCTAGATTTATTGAGACTTTTCGTTTTATACGGAAGTTTTCATTATCTCTCAGGTCACTATGACCAATATGTATAGATTTTGCTCATGCTGTTATTTGGCACACTAGAAGAAGTAATGCAACCCCattcacattttcctttttgcaaAGTATAGTCAATACATCAGCAAAACTTCCCACAGCAGAACTCAACTCTAAAAAGAATAGTGTCCAATAAAAGTTACCATCATGTCACGCCTACTCAAACTGACAGACTGAAGGTCTACAGATAACAAATGCAAATTTTGCTGTTGACTgttatgaaaataaatcagggTTTTTTCCACATTGGACAATGTACGTGCTCAAATGAAATCATGTCAAACCAAATGAACCATTGGACATGTTGCATGTGAATACGAAATAATGACCTGAAAGTTgtgtaaaaagaaaactcaATGTCCAAAGTGGGAGGGTTTTGTGTTCTGAGCAGCATTTGATGGTAATATGAACATTGATTCAAGAAATGTATTATGTATAAGTTCCTGATAGTGTTTGATTAATAGGAAAAGGTATACTCCCAAAATACCAGGATTCATTCTCAGTGACTAGTGTTTGATGGTAATATGAACATTGATTAAAGAAATCTATTATGTATAAGTTCCTGATAGTGTTTGATTAATAGGAAAAGGTATACTCCCAAAATACCAGGATTCATGCTCAGTGACTAGTGTTAGCACATCAGCTTTTTAGATGAACCTCTTTATGAATTTTAACTCTTAGAAACGGTGAAACAGGGCCCACATTacacatgtttaaataaattaaagtaaatttGCATTTCTCACCTCTGCAGCTGACGTAAGAAGTGCTCCAGCAGTTGTTGACGTGGTGTGCACTCATTCTCTGTGGTGGAAAAAAGCAAATAGGCAAACATTTTGGAATTACGACCGGAAAATTGCTGAAAACTCAATTGATTGTGAAGTGATTGTAACCTCCCATAGGAATCAGTTAATATGCTAGTGGACAGGTTGTCTTACCTTGTTGTGTCCTGCATGCTCTGACCGGTCTGTCTCCCTGCTGCTCGACGTCCACCTTCACATTGGGGTGAAACTCGTCCACTTCAGACTCTATTTCaaacctctctttctttttcttcttctcttcaggcTGACGAGAAACATATAGGAGGTGAGTGATGAGACAAAAATGTCATTGGAAAGTAACGGTCAAATTCTCAGGCTTAAATAAAGTTTACTCACCTCTAAAGAGATATTTATAGTTTTTGACAATGTAAAAGGCTCAACGGCGACACCAGTGTTGACGGATGCCGCAGCTGCTGCCTCGGATTCGTTGTGCTCTcgctccctcttcttcctcttttcatcctGTGTATCGAAAAGGTTGCTTAAAATACAGCACTGATCTATTTCTCAGCTGGATGAATGTTCTTCCGTTAACAAACCTTTCGCCGTCGTCTCTCCTCGTCGTTCACATACTTGTCTTTATCCTTCTCagacttctttttcttcttcttcttcttctctttgtggCGCTCTCGCTCATGGTCCGATCTGTCATCGTAGTAGCTGGAGTCGTGGCCCGAACCGGACTGTTCTGTCACCTCGCTCCCTCCGACTTTTAGCACGAGCTTCAGGGGCTTCTCCAGAGCCTTGTCCTCATAGTCTGCAATCGAAACAAACAAGACGGAAGCTGAGACAGGAATCCATGGAAGGATTTGGAACGCTTATGGTGACAACGTAAATATTGTTATGATAGGAGTAATGTTCAGTGTCATGGTACATGAAAAACTAAATAGACGGCATAATATTGCCCAATCATTTAGGTCTGTATTAAACCGTATACTTCATGCTGTGTGACTAGTTTGTGTTCtactgtgttgttttgttgacaAACATCTCGTTGGTGCTTTACTGATTATATGATTAATCACAAGCTAAATCAAATCTAAAATATGATATAAGGTAAATAACTAGTTGTCTTACCCCCATCTCAACATCGCAcccagaaaacaaacagagataTACGTTATAACCGGAAATTTAACTGCAGCACAACATTGTATCGACAGGCTAGGCTGAGCAAGCTAACACAAAGCTAGCTCGAACAAAAGCGTTGTGTCAAAGAGCAGATGGTAAAAGGTGCATTCGGGTACCGTCCACTGTTCTCCACTCGggcttgtgtttcttgtgttttttccccatgtCTCCGTGTAGCTCTCTGGTGGTTTAATCCAGTGATGAGCGACGGTTGCCAACGTCGCACTGAAAACAAATCGTTGCAGGAAAGCCCATGGGAAAGCCAGCTGCAGCCGGAAGTGCTTCATCCAGCCCAGCGATGTGTTTCCGGTGTAGAGAAACAGCGCGGTGAATTCAACAAGCTGTCGGCTGTGTGACCCACCTGACAGCTTCCACCCGGGCTCATTCAACACGACCGCGGTTCCCGTCACTAACCAGCCGGATAACGTAAAGCTCGTAAGTTATAGTTTCCATTTCGTTCACGAGGAAAAGGTGTCCGGGAGAGGCGTTGACGTTAGCTTGCTATGTTAGCTAGCTGTAACTTCACCCACTCACTCAGCTACGGAACATAATAAAAGTTCGTTTTGGTTCAGCAGATGTTTTTAAGCTGAAGTTTTAGAGTCTGaactttctgctgctgctactgctgctgttaAAGCTCTGGATGTTGTGTCTGCAGTTTTACAGGGATGGAGGCGGACAGGATGGAGGTGGGGAACCAGAAACAAGACATCCATGTGGAGGTCCATGTCAGATCTGACAGGTGGGTGAGCTCAGGGGTTCGAAACAAGTCTGTGATCCCATTTTAACCTGGATCCTGAACCAGGAGCCCCTGGACTGTACCATTTGATGGATTCTTAGAAATGTACTATTTTGTTTAACAGTATCTGCTATACCTAAGGTTGGACGCTATAGCTAAAATATTATATCGAGATAAACATTTTCACATCAGTCAATGTCATTTTCACGATAACTGTCACGTTATTATACGAGTGAATCATATTATTAAAGAAGTCTGATTATTGCTCAGATAATGCCAAccactttaaaggttcagtgtgtaagatttaggtgaaagggacctataggcagaaattgaatataaaatacatactagtgatgttttcactagtatttattgtgtttcaactaaattgtacgaattgttgttttctttaacctaGAATGGCCCCTTTGTATctcaatactttatatttacatatggagcaggtcctctctacggaggctgccatgttctTTTTACAGTAGtgcagactggacaaactaaacacattttgagtttttactACAACTTAATACTTAACATCTTAGTTTATGCTTACAGCAGACATTTCCATCTAGGGTACAGCTCGACATAAACTTTATGGTGCACCCACTTTCTAGCATGTGAGCCCATTGTTTATTCATGTCTTGCAGAAGTAAATCCTGAGGTCACCTGCATTCTATAGTGACCTTTGCTCTGTGGTTGGACTGTGTTTGTCCTTTGTTCAAAGACTCAGCTGACTGATACAACACCATCACAATACATGATACTATTTCCTCTCCAAAAAATGTTGGATGCATCCTATACAACACGACTTTACAGACGATGTATTCTAGACACAGAACAATAcattcaaacccccccccccccatgttttTTGGTAACACAGAGACACTTAAATATGAGCACAGACACTTCACTTCTCATCTCGCTTGCAACCTCCACCTTGCCAgtgtgatcctttctgcagaaagcttttacaaataaacagcttcaccactaaattctacacactgagcctttaaaTCCCTTTAAAAACTTGAGGTAGATAAATGTTGTGTTATacctcttcactctgtttgCACAAGGCAAAATCATTATAATGATTGTTTGATCTAGTTTAAGATCTCAGTTGTTTTGGTGTCTATCGTGGTCATTGGATTTAAAGTTAGTGATTCACAAATAAACTTCAGACAAGGTTTTAATAATCTGCCACAGGAAAACTGTCTTTTCTTGTTAATAAAAAGgtctgattattatttatttttataactcTTTTAATGATTGATTATTCGGCAAATAAAGGTCACAATGTTGTGTCCTGAAAGTTAAACAGTGAAACTTAAATttagctttattttttatttatagtcaaAGGGGTCGTCGTTATATAAATTGTTTCCGTTAAATTTAGTTTCAAACAACTGATCGATTGGTCAACCAATCATGTTGTTCGATGAAACTTTGAACCTGCTATTTAAACTTCAATCAGGATCCCCTCAGGAGGGGAACCCTGTCCTCATCAAACCACAGATCCTACCACTGCAGAAAAGATATACTTGCTGTTAGTCCGGTAGAATGAGATGCactgatatactgtatataatgtAGTAAAAAAATGCCCTGTTCTTACACAGAAGATCTGTGTTGCATGTTgtcatttgtttctgttgttgttcatATTTCAGCACAGCTAAACTCGCTGAGGTGAAGATGCATGTTCTGGCTCTACTGAATCGCCACAGCATGGTTTTTGGAAACTACAGATGGAAAGAGTTTGATGAAGACTTTCTCAGGAAACATGTGGAGTCTGTGTCTATAGTTGATATCGAGGAGATGGCAACACAGGTCTGTTGTTTGGGTTCTCttgtcagtatttttttttaatttagaacttttttaatagaaataataaataacaaagaaATACTTTGCACTTCttaatttattcttttattctcaGCCCCTTGATTTGAAAagctgctctgtctctgttcACGTCTTCATTCTGAATGAGGATGGACCCAGCACGCTCAGTttggaagaagatgaagagcttTCAGCAGCAAATCACTGGCTGTTGCCTGCAGGTAACGATAAACACTGAAGCATCGTGTATGGAGTGGAACGGCATGCTGGGAAAATCTTGCTTAACAGATTGTTAACAGCAAAATATTTTGAAACCAAATGCTTCTGTCTCAAGCACAACCATGTGAAGCTTGAGCAGGAGCCTGAAGTAAAACCTGACCACAGCCCTGCTACTGTGTCATGGAAACccgtgatatatatatatatatatttatatatataaaaggggAGTAACGCACAAGTGTAACAGCAAAgatatgataataatgataaaccaGGCCTATATTCACTTTCATTATTGTAATTTGCATATTATATTCATCTCATTTTGGTGTTGCTTAATAGACCCCATCTACCTTTGGCTGATTTAAATGCAATAGTATCGGACCATTTATCTGGATATTCCCTTGAATAACTGTTTTTGTTACAGCTGAATTCCATGGGATTTGGGAGAGCCTGGTGTATGACAGTGGAGTCAAAACCCAGGTAATTAGATGTATACTCAACTGTGTATTGTACGAGCTGAGAGACAAAGTAAACGATTGCATGATTTTCTAATACATACAAACTGTACCGACACTTTCTCACACACTTCTTTCAGCTCCTGGATTATGTCACAACAACGATTTACTTCTCAGACAAA from Pleuronectes platessa chromosome 10, fPlePla1.1, whole genome shotgun sequence harbors:
- the brd9 gene encoding bromodomain-containing protein 9 isoform X3, translating into MGKKHKKHKPEWRTVDDYEDKALEKPLKLVLKVGGSEVTEQSGSGHDSSYYDDRSDHERERHKEKKKKKKKKSEKDKDKYVNDEERRRRKDEKRKKREREHNESEAAAAASVNTGVAVEPFTLSKTINISLEPEEKKKKKERFEIESEVDEFHPNVKVDVEQQGDRPVRACRTQQENECTPRQQLLEHFLRQLQRKDPHGFFSFPVTDAIAPGYSTIIKHPMDFSSIKDKILNNEYNTVTEFKGDFKLMCDNAMVYNRPETVYYKAAKKLLHTGFKMMSKAAILGDEDLTADETPPEIIPIAVESAKKSKKQPVKDMKEVSYLYEQEGNACSLTDSTAEEHVLALVEHSADEARDRINRYMPNSKMGHLRKESDGSLIYTVVNQLDPEAEAEEETHKVDLSSLSNKLLPGLTTLGFKDDRRHKVTFLSSAYNTQSLQKNSVYPDLLPDEVDMLYSAYGDDTGVQCALSIQEFVKGCGSATKHWVDGLLDKMTADDHTPAINQIRLKRNMMLKPDETKSNICDIQMADGPGLGESGSVLDFMSMKSYPDMSLDISMLNSLGKTVKKEPGNEESQQDFNDADKLLQEFQEAQVDRVGSRPSSNLSSLSNASERDQHHLGSPSHLGVGDQSEMVHDPYEFLQSPEPESSANS
- the brd9 gene encoding bromodomain-containing protein 9 isoform X2, translated to MGKKHKKHKPEWRTVDDYEDKALEKPLKLVLKVGGSEVTEQSGSGHDSSYYDDRSDHERERHKEKKKKKKKKSEKDKDKYVNDEERRRRKDEKRKKREREHNESEAAAAASVNTGVAVEPFTLSKTINISLEPEEKKKKKERFEIESEVDEFHPNVKVDVEQQGDRPVRACRTQQENECTPRQQLLEHFLRQLQRKDPHGFFSFPVTDAIAPGYSTIIKHPMDFSSIKDKILNNEYNTVTEFKGDFKLMCDNAMVYNRPETVYYKAAKKLLHTGFKMMSKERLLALKRSMSFMQDMDFTLQAAILGDEDLTADETPPEIIPIAVESAKKSKKQPVKDMKEVSYLYEQEGNACSLTDSTAEEHVLALVEHSADEARDRINRYMPNSKMGHLRKESDGSLIYTVVNQLDPEAEEEETHKVDLSSLSNKLLPGLTTLGFKDDRRHKVTFLSSAYNTQSLQKNSVYPDLLPDEVDMLYSAYGDDTGVQCALSIQEFVKGCGSATKHWVDGLLDKMTADDHTPAINQIRLKRNMMLKPDETKSNICDIQMADGPGLGESGSVLDFMSMKSYPDMSLDISMLNSLGKTVKKEPGNEESQQDFNDADKLLQEFQEAQVDRVGSRPSSNLSSLSNASERDQHHLGSPSHLGVGDQSEMVHDPYEFLQSPEPESSANS
- the brd9 gene encoding bromodomain-containing protein 9 isoform X4; this encodes MGKKHKKHKPEWRTVDDYEDKALEKPLKLVLKVGGSEVTEQSGSGHDSSYYDDRSDHERERHKEKKKKKKKKSEKDKDKYVNDEERRRRKDEKRKKREREHNESEAAAAASVNTGVAVEPFTLSKTINISLEPEEKKKKKERFEIESEVDEFHPNVKVDVEQQGDRPVRACRTQQENECTPRQQLLEHFLRQLQRKDPHGFFSFPVTDAIAPGYSTIIKHPMDFSSIKDKILNNEYNTVTEFKGDFKLMCDNAMVYNRPETVYYKAAKKLLHTGFKMMSKAAILGDEDLTADETPPEIIPIAVESAKKSKKQPVKDMKEVSYLYEQEGNACSLTDSTAEEHVLALVEHSADEARDRINRYMPNSKMGHLRKESDGSLIYTVVNQLDPEAEEEETHKVDLSSLSNKLLPGLTTLGFKDDRRHKVTFLSSAYNTQSLQKNSVYPDLLPDEVDMLYSAYGDDTGVQCALSIQEFVKGCGSATKHWVDGLLDKMTADDHTPAINQIRLKRNMMLKPDETKSNICDIQMADGPGLGESGSVLDFMSMKSYPDMSLDISMLNSLGKTVKKEPGNEESQQDFNDADKLLQEFQEAQVDRVGSRPSSNLSSLSNASERDQHHLGSPSHLGVGDQSEMVHDPYEFLQSPEPESSANS